A single region of the Halopiger xanaduensis SH-6 genome encodes:
- the lrp gene encoding HTH-type transcriptional regulator Lrp — protein MTYEHLDADLVNELLGNGRASLRSLAEELDVSVTTVSNHLSDLEEEGVIEGYTPIVDYDAVGYDVTAIMQLKAEGNALPEITETLREHEQMISVYEVTGDYDVIAVGKFKDTDDMNDQIKQLLTDPDINQSNTSVVLNQVAENEQFELETDDD, from the coding sequence ATGACGTACGAACATCTCGACGCCGATCTCGTCAACGAACTGCTCGGGAACGGGCGCGCGAGCCTGCGCAGCCTCGCCGAGGAACTGGACGTCTCCGTGACGACCGTCTCGAACCACCTCTCCGATCTCGAGGAAGAGGGCGTTATCGAGGGTTACACGCCGATCGTCGACTACGACGCCGTCGGCTACGACGTCACGGCGATCATGCAACTCAAAGCCGAGGGGAACGCCCTCCCCGAGATCACGGAGACGCTCCGGGAGCACGAGCAGATGATCTCCGTCTACGAGGTTACCGGCGATTACGACGTGATCGCCGTCGGCAAATTCAAGGACACCGACGACATGAACGACCAGATCAAACAGTTGCTGACCGACCCCGACATCAACCAGTCCAACACGAGCGTCGTACTGAATCAGGTCGCCGAGAACGAACAGTTCGAACTGGAAACCGACGACGACTAA
- the hpt gene encoding hypoxanthine/guanine phosphoribosyltransferase, whose amino-acid sequence MERLLESLDDAPIIDKDGYEYLVHPISNGVPRLDPDLLREVVVEVMRTVDLDVDKIVAPEAMGIHLATALSLQTDIPLVVIRKREYGLEGEVSLHQETGYSESEMYINDIEDGDRVVIVDDMLSTGGTLAAICGALDEIGAEIVDIVVVMRKVGESALDDTEYEATSLVDITVEDGEVTVHSTH is encoded by the coding sequence ATGGAGCGGCTCCTCGAGTCCTTAGACGACGCACCGATCATCGACAAGGACGGCTACGAGTACCTCGTCCACCCGATCAGCAACGGCGTGCCGCGGCTCGATCCCGACCTGCTGCGCGAGGTCGTCGTCGAAGTCATGCGGACCGTCGACCTGGACGTCGACAAGATCGTCGCCCCCGAGGCGATGGGGATCCACCTCGCGACCGCGCTCTCCCTGCAGACCGACATTCCGCTGGTCGTTATCCGCAAACGCGAGTACGGCCTCGAGGGCGAGGTGTCGCTCCACCAGGAGACGGGCTACTCGGAGTCGGAGATGTACATCAACGACATCGAGGACGGCGACCGCGTCGTCATCGTCGACGACATGCTCTCGACCGGCGGGACGCTGGCGGCGATCTGCGGCGCCCTGGACGAGATCGGAGCCGAGATCGTGGATATCGTCGTCGTGATGCGCAAGGTCGGGGAGTCCGCGCTCGACGACACCGAGTACGAGGCGACGAGTCTCGTCGATATCACCGTCGAAGACGGGGAAGTAACGGTTCACTCGACGCACTGA
- a CDS encoding uracil-xanthine permease family protein → MATDSDGGIQLEYGLDEKPPLPKSILLGLQHVAVMIVPATAVAYVVAGGVGLSPADTAYIVQMVLLFSGLATMIQAYTVGPVGARLPIVMGSSFTFVGASISIGADYGMAAVFGAILVTGFVVEGLIGWQFKRIKPFFPPLVTGLVVVIIGLYLIPVAMDYAAGGADAADFGALHNIGLAALVLAIAVGLNMLTRGVTRLLSVLVAIAVGYAVAVALTFATGLELVDFSPVGEAAWVALPKPTHFGFEFEPIAIATFAVLFLVSAMETVGDMSGVTAAEGRNPTNEEFRGGLFNDGLLSSVGAVFGAFPITSFSQNVGIVNFTGVMSRHVVGIGGVFLAVLGLSPKVGAAVTTIPSAVFGGAVLLMAGMVAASGFRLIVTHADLDRRNTVVVAVSLGLGLGIATTPEALAGLPDAAETFFGQPVIVTALSALALNTFVPGAQSPLFDAVPKDADGATGSADAATAGPTDD, encoded by the coding sequence ATGGCAACCGACTCCGATGGGGGTATTCAGCTCGAGTACGGCCTCGACGAGAAACCGCCGTTACCGAAATCGATCCTGCTGGGGCTCCAGCACGTCGCGGTGATGATCGTCCCGGCGACGGCGGTAGCGTACGTCGTCGCCGGCGGCGTCGGCCTCTCGCCGGCGGATACGGCCTACATCGTCCAGATGGTCCTGCTGTTTTCGGGGCTGGCGACGATGATCCAGGCCTACACCGTCGGTCCGGTCGGCGCGCGCTTGCCGATCGTCATGGGCTCGAGTTTCACGTTCGTGGGGGCGTCGATCTCGATCGGCGCGGACTACGGGATGGCCGCGGTGTTCGGCGCGATCCTCGTCACCGGATTCGTCGTCGAGGGACTGATCGGCTGGCAGTTCAAACGTATCAAACCCTTCTTCCCGCCGCTCGTCACCGGTCTCGTCGTCGTCATCATCGGTCTCTACCTCATTCCGGTAGCGATGGACTACGCCGCCGGCGGCGCCGACGCGGCCGACTTCGGCGCGCTCCACAACATCGGCCTCGCCGCGCTCGTGCTGGCGATCGCCGTCGGCCTCAACATGCTCACCCGAGGCGTCACGCGGCTGCTGTCCGTGCTGGTCGCCATCGCCGTCGGCTACGCGGTCGCCGTCGCGCTGACGTTCGCCACCGGCCTCGAGCTCGTGGATTTCTCGCCCGTCGGCGAGGCCGCGTGGGTCGCGCTCCCCAAACCCACCCACTTCGGCTTCGAGTTCGAGCCGATCGCGATCGCCACCTTCGCCGTCCTCTTCCTCGTCTCCGCGATGGAGACGGTCGGCGACATGTCCGGCGTCACGGCCGCGGAGGGGCGGAACCCGACCAACGAGGAGTTCCGCGGCGGGCTGTTCAACGACGGCCTGCTGAGCTCGGTCGGCGCTGTCTTCGGCGCGTTCCCGATCACTTCCTTCTCGCAGAACGTCGGCATCGTCAACTTCACCGGCGTGATGAGCCGTCACGTCGTCGGCATCGGCGGGGTCTTCCTCGCCGTCCTCGGTCTGAGCCCGAAGGTTGGCGCCGCCGTCACGACCATCCCCAGCGCCGTCTTCGGCGGCGCCGTGTTGCTGATGGCTGGGATGGTCGCCGCCAGCGGCTTCCGGCTGATCGTCACCCACGCCGACCTCGACCGCCGGAACACGGTCGTCGTCGCCGTCTCGCTGGGCCTCGGGCTCGGCATCGCGACGACGCCCGAAGCGCTCGCCGGCCTGCCCGACGCCGCGGAGACGTTCTTCGGCCAGCCGGTCATCGTCACCGCGCTCTCGGCGCTGGCGCTCAACACGTTCGTCCCCGGCGCGCAGAGTCCGCTGTTCGACGCCGTCCCCAAGGACGCGGACGGGGCGACCGGTTCGGCCGACGCCGCGACGGCCGGTCCCACCGACGACTAA
- a CDS encoding SDR family NAD(P)-dependent oxidoreductase, producing MGALTYDFDDETAIVTGGASGIGREVATRFGEAGATVIVADVREEPKREGESTPTHERIEDAGGRATFVETDVTDPDDVAAVVEAAREFGGVDVMVNNAAIYRHGSVLETDLETFDRLLEINVQGVLAGTRAAARDMLARDEPGTVVNTASISSEYAQLGHSMYDSSKGAVMMLTRVAALELAPYDVRVNAVAPGIVKTAFGAEGPDRSRDEGLILEDADVPDPLEREGEIGTDIPMGRMAESEDIAGPYLFLASDDAEYMTGHLLYVDGGYSIL from the coding sequence ATGGGCGCGTTAACGTACGACTTCGACGACGAGACGGCGATCGTGACCGGCGGCGCATCGGGGATCGGACGCGAGGTCGCGACCCGCTTCGGCGAGGCGGGCGCGACGGTCATCGTCGCCGACGTTCGCGAGGAGCCCAAACGCGAGGGCGAATCGACGCCGACCCACGAGCGCATCGAAGACGCCGGCGGCCGGGCGACGTTCGTCGAGACGGACGTCACCGATCCCGACGACGTCGCGGCGGTCGTCGAGGCCGCCCGCGAGTTCGGCGGCGTCGACGTGATGGTCAACAACGCCGCGATCTACCGCCACGGCTCGGTGCTCGAGACCGACCTCGAGACGTTCGACCGGCTCCTCGAGATCAACGTGCAGGGCGTCCTCGCGGGCACCCGAGCGGCCGCGAGGGACATGCTCGCCCGGGACGAGCCGGGGACGGTCGTCAACACGGCCTCGATCAGCTCCGAGTACGCCCAGCTGGGCCACTCGATGTACGACAGCTCGAAGGGTGCAGTGATGATGCTCACCCGCGTCGCCGCGCTCGAGCTCGCCCCCTACGACGTCCGGGTCAACGCCGTCGCGCCGGGGATCGTGAAGACGGCGTTCGGCGCCGAAGGACCGGATCGCTCGCGGGACGAGGGGCTCATTCTCGAGGACGCCGACGTTCCGGACCCGCTCGAGCGCGAGGGCGAGATCGGGACGGACATTCCGATGGGACGGATGGCGGAGTCGGAGGACATCGCGGGGCCGTACCTGTTCCTGGCGAGCGACGACGCCGAGTACATGACGGGCCACCTGCTGTACGTCGACGGGGGCTACAGCATCCTCTAA
- a CDS encoding aldehyde dehydrogenase family protein, producing MVDSISIEADWGAQYIDGEWTAGESEETIAVEDPSTREPVAEVPAGVEADVDAAYEAAAAAQEEWKDQPPARRAEVIRQFHEAVEEHSEEIVDLLAHEVGGSRIMGETSIHIAGDHATEAETLPRRMKGEHAASNIPGKENIVQREAKGVVTVISPWNFPLNLSMRAVAPAIAAGNSVVLKPSTNSPITGGLLFAKLFEETDLPDGVLNVVTGRGSEIGDRVASHPESDVVAFTGSTEVGQHVASLAGENLAVPAMELGGNNAFVVTDDADLERALDGATFGSFVHQGQVCISINRHIVHEDIYDEYVERLTERAEELPVGSAHDADTIVGPIIDESQRDEMLEYVEETVDQGATLETGGKTIPVEGVDDSLVVAPTVLSDVTNDMAAACNEHFGPIAPVIPFSDIDEAVEIANATEFGLSGAVHAGDLEVAKDIADRMETGNVHINDQPINDEAHVPFSGIGASGMGTYNSDAFLREITETKWISIQHEAREYPF from the coding sequence ATGGTCGACAGCATCTCTATCGAAGCCGACTGGGGCGCCCAGTACATCGACGGCGAATGGACCGCGGGCGAGAGCGAGGAGACGATCGCGGTCGAGGATCCGTCGACCCGCGAGCCGGTCGCGGAGGTCCCTGCCGGCGTCGAGGCCGACGTCGACGCGGCGTACGAGGCGGCCGCCGCCGCGCAGGAAGAGTGGAAGGACCAACCGCCAGCGCGGCGAGCCGAGGTCATTCGGCAGTTCCACGAGGCGGTGGAGGAACACAGCGAGGAGATCGTCGACCTGCTGGCCCACGAGGTCGGCGGGTCGCGGATCATGGGCGAGACGTCCATCCACATCGCCGGCGACCACGCCACCGAGGCGGAGACGCTCCCGCGGCGGATGAAGGGCGAACACGCCGCCTCGAACATCCCCGGCAAGGAGAACATCGTCCAGCGCGAGGCGAAGGGCGTCGTAACGGTCATCTCGCCGTGGAACTTCCCGCTGAACCTCTCGATGCGAGCCGTTGCGCCCGCCATCGCCGCGGGCAACAGCGTGGTGCTTAAGCCGTCGACGAACTCCCCGATCACGGGCGGGCTCCTGTTCGCGAAGCTGTTCGAGGAGACCGACCTCCCCGACGGCGTCCTCAACGTCGTCACCGGCCGCGGGAGCGAGATTGGCGACCGCGTCGCGAGTCATCCCGAAAGCGACGTCGTCGCCTTCACCGGCTCGACCGAAGTCGGCCAGCACGTCGCTTCGCTCGCCGGCGAGAACCTCGCCGTCCCCGCGATGGAACTGGGCGGCAACAACGCCTTCGTCGTGACCGACGACGCCGACCTCGAGCGCGCGCTCGACGGCGCGACCTTCGGCTCGTTCGTCCACCAAGGACAGGTCTGTATCTCGATCAACCGCCATATCGTCCACGAGGACATTTACGACGAGTACGTCGAGCGCCTGACCGAACGCGCCGAGGAGCTGCCTGTCGGCAGCGCCCACGACGCGGACACGATCGTCGGCCCGATCATCGACGAGTCCCAGCGCGACGAGATGCTCGAGTACGTCGAGGAGACCGTCGATCAGGGCGCGACCCTCGAGACCGGCGGGAAGACGATTCCCGTCGAGGGCGTGGACGACTCGCTGGTCGTCGCGCCGACGGTCCTCTCGGACGTGACCAACGACATGGCCGCCGCGTGCAACGAGCACTTCGGCCCCATCGCGCCGGTCATCCCGTTCTCGGATATCGACGAGGCCGTCGAGATCGCGAACGCGACCGAGTTCGGTCTCTCCGGCGCCGTCCACGCCGGCGACCTCGAGGTCGCGAAGGACATCGCCGACCGCATGGAGACCGGCAACGTCCACATCAACGACCAGCCGATCAACGACGAGGCCCACGTGCCCTTCAGCGGCATCGGCGCCTCCGGGATGGGGACGTACAACAGCGACGCGTTCCTCCGCGAGATCACCGAGACGAAGTGGATCTCGATCCAGCACGAGGCGCGGGAGTACCCCTTCTAA
- a CDS encoding helix-turn-helix transcriptional regulator, whose product MDATDPSDSALEEIEFLALSANRVDVLRLLSEDRYTRTELARETGASQATLGRILGDFADRSWIERDGSEYAATATGQLVASGFTDMQDILETERRLRGIVEYLPTETFGFDIRRLADARITVPSQTRPNAPLQRLLDLLENATEVRAVSHAFNEQNLTTVQERAATGEQSFEGVFSRDAIDALADDSALRTQLRALLETDRATVRIYDDEIPLAAMIIDDVVYLLVRDDQGILRASIDSDDDEIRAWARETFESYWESAESLEADALSS is encoded by the coding sequence ATGGACGCGACGGATCCGTCGGACTCGGCGCTCGAGGAGATCGAGTTCCTCGCGCTCTCCGCGAACCGCGTGGACGTGCTCCGGCTTCTCTCGGAAGACCGGTACACGCGGACCGAACTGGCGCGGGAAACGGGCGCGTCGCAGGCGACCCTCGGCCGCATTCTCGGCGATTTCGCCGACCGGTCGTGGATCGAACGCGACGGCAGCGAGTACGCAGCGACGGCGACCGGACAACTCGTCGCCTCCGGCTTTACCGACATGCAGGACATTCTCGAGACCGAGCGCCGACTGCGCGGGATCGTGGAGTACCTGCCGACCGAAACGTTCGGGTTCGACATCCGGCGATTGGCGGACGCGCGGATCACCGTGCCGAGCCAGACGCGGCCGAACGCGCCGCTGCAGCGCCTGCTCGACCTGCTCGAGAACGCGACGGAGGTCCGGGCGGTTTCCCACGCCTTCAACGAGCAGAACCTGACCACCGTCCAGGAACGAGCGGCGACCGGCGAGCAGAGCTTCGAGGGTGTCTTCTCGCGGGACGCGATCGACGCGCTCGCGGACGACTCCGCGCTGCGAACGCAGTTGCGAGCACTGCTCGAGACCGATCGCGCGACCGTCCGAATTTACGACGACGAGATCCCGCTCGCGGCGATGATCATCGACGACGTCGTTTACCTTCTGGTGCGCGACGACCAGGGGATCCTGCGGGCGTCGATCGACAGCGACGACGACGAGATCCGCGCGTGGGCCCGCGAGACGTTCGAGTCCTACTGGGAGTCCGCGGAGTCGCTCGAGGCCGACGCGCTGTCGTCCTGA
- a CDS encoding DMT family transporter: MAIDRRTAAFFVLSSLFFGGTFVAAKAGLEFFPPLLFVALRFDVAAVIMAGYVALTVSREDLLPTTRGDALGIVATGVFVIGLSNALLFVGQQYATSAVGAIVFSLNPILTPVFAALLLSNERLSARGAIGMMLGLLGVALVVSPDPANLLGGDAVGKAILFAGAVSAALGAVLIRRADATVSSTVRIAWGLPLAAALSHGFSALAGESAASIAWTPGAIAALAYVSVFAGVLAYIAYFALLDSTGAIRANLIFYVVPAVSTLGGWALLDERIAPSAALGFLTIFAGFAVLGSESIDVRSRLPGLTFDVPVGREVDDERASLEEEPRGYRSD; this comes from the coding sequence ATGGCGATAGATCGCCGAACGGCCGCCTTCTTCGTCCTCTCGAGTCTCTTCTTCGGGGGGACGTTCGTCGCGGCCAAAGCGGGGCTGGAGTTCTTTCCGCCGCTGCTGTTCGTCGCGCTGCGGTTCGACGTCGCGGCCGTCATCATGGCCGGTTACGTCGCCCTGACGGTCTCGCGCGAGGACCTCCTGCCGACGACGCGCGGCGACGCGCTAGGGATCGTCGCGACCGGCGTGTTCGTGATCGGACTCTCGAACGCCCTGCTGTTCGTGGGCCAGCAGTACGCGACCAGCGCGGTCGGGGCGATCGTCTTCAGCCTCAACCCGATCCTGACGCCGGTCTTCGCGGCGCTGTTGCTCTCGAACGAGCGCCTCTCCGCGCGCGGCGCGATCGGAATGATGCTGGGCCTGCTCGGCGTCGCCCTCGTCGTCAGCCCCGACCCCGCGAACCTGCTCGGCGGCGACGCCGTCGGGAAGGCGATCCTGTTCGCCGGCGCGGTCAGCGCCGCGCTGGGCGCCGTGCTCATCCGCCGGGCCGACGCGACTGTCTCGAGCACGGTCCGGATCGCGTGGGGACTCCCCCTCGCCGCCGCGCTCTCGCACGGGTTCTCGGCGCTGGCCGGCGAATCGGCCGCGTCGATCGCCTGGACCCCGGGCGCGATCGCGGCGCTGGCGTACGTCAGCGTCTTCGCCGGCGTCCTCGCGTACATCGCCTACTTCGCCCTGCTCGACTCGACCGGCGCGATCCGCGCGAACCTGATCTTCTACGTCGTGCCGGCCGTCTCGACGCTGGGCGGCTGGGCCCTGCTGGACGAGCGCATCGCACCCTCGGCCGCCCTCGGCTTCCTGACGATCTTCGCCGGCTTCGCGGTGCTGGGCAGCGAATCGATCGACGTGCGCTCGCGGCTGCCTGGTCTCACGTTCGACGTTCCGGTCGGGCGCGAGGTCGACGACGAGCGCGCCTCGCTCGAGGAGGAACCGCGCGGCTACCGATCCGACTGA
- a CDS encoding Vms1/Ankzf1 family peptidyl-tRNA hydrolase, with the protein MSMANYELHDRLDRLSSAEADRDVLVTLAVPPEDSIGQARQPVETDYAEASQLDEQSFPKPLTDALETVRSELNDYEEIPENGLAIYAGAPDGDLVTAVFDDLPMAIDESIYEHGNEFDLSPLEDVAEPDSTSGLLVVERGGAALGRLDETGVKPIDTFDSDVPGKSSAGGQSAERFERDRERQKREFFDEVAERAALEFLESDPVDGVLLGGTTGTVEDFREEADLDHRLEDRLVGEFAVEYASEQGLRQLAEKGRSAVDERDRRDAREALEDFFEAVRDDDRAVAYGTDEVDDALEYDAVDTLLLSAALEGQQLRTFGDRATEQGGDTVVVPDDFPDGNRFAEAFDGVGALLRFAID; encoded by the coding sequence ATGTCGATGGCAAACTACGAACTCCACGACCGACTCGACCGCCTCTCTTCGGCCGAAGCCGACCGCGACGTCCTCGTGACGCTCGCCGTCCCGCCCGAGGACTCGATCGGCCAGGCCCGCCAGCCCGTCGAAACCGACTACGCCGAGGCGAGCCAGCTCGACGAGCAGTCGTTCCCGAAACCGCTGACCGACGCCCTCGAGACCGTCCGCAGCGAGCTGAACGACTACGAGGAGATTCCCGAGAACGGCCTCGCGATCTACGCCGGCGCCCCCGACGGCGACCTCGTGACGGCGGTCTTCGACGACCTCCCGATGGCGATCGACGAGTCGATCTACGAGCACGGCAACGAGTTCGACCTCTCGCCGCTCGAGGACGTCGCCGAACCCGACTCGACCTCCGGACTGCTCGTCGTCGAGCGCGGCGGCGCCGCCCTCGGCCGGCTCGACGAGACCGGCGTCAAACCGATCGATACCTTCGACAGCGACGTTCCGGGCAAGTCCAGCGCCGGCGGTCAGTCCGCCGAGCGGTTCGAACGCGACCGCGAGCGACAGAAACGCGAGTTCTTCGACGAGGTTGCCGAGCGCGCCGCCCTCGAGTTCCTCGAGAGCGACCCGGTCGACGGCGTGCTGCTGGGCGGCACAACCGGCACGGTCGAGGACTTCCGCGAGGAAGCGGACCTCGATCACCGGCTCGAGGACCGCCTCGTCGGCGAGTTCGCCGTCGAGTACGCCAGCGAGCAGGGCCTTCGCCAACTCGCGGAGAAGGGTCGATCAGCAGTCGACGAACGCGACCGGCGCGACGCCCGCGAGGCCCTCGAGGACTTCTTCGAGGCGGTCCGGGACGACGACCGGGCCGTCGCCTACGGGACCGACGAGGTCGACGACGCGCTCGAGTACGACGCCGTGGACACGCTGTTGCTCTCGGCCGCGCTCGAGGGCCAGCAACTCCGGACGTTCGGCGACCGCGCGACGGAACAGGGCGGCGACACGGTCGTCGTCCCCGACGATTTTCCGGACGGAAACCGCTTCGCCGAGGCGTTCGACGGCGTCGGCGCGCTGTTGCGGTTCGCGATCGACTGA
- the rdfA gene encoding rod-determining factor RdfA, whose amino-acid sequence MTDTKPDDRTSEPCGCKVGRIADQYALEGLDDELVRYWTDRTEDRYSTRDLAEHVNQRVLAAALDEAGLQYKDGEVENTYRLLTSDDVSSGTRVQTRKELERDAVPIEDVESDFISHQTVYNHLTDCLEASLETPSDEERLERSRDKLGALRNRTSAVTEDTIAQLERGDVLDIGEFNVLVNVTVTCEECKTQYTVQDLFDQGGCDCQQTAD is encoded by the coding sequence GTGACCGACACGAAGCCAGACGACCGCACCAGCGAGCCGTGCGGCTGTAAGGTCGGACGTATCGCCGACCAGTACGCCCTCGAGGGACTCGACGACGAGCTCGTCCGCTACTGGACCGACCGGACGGAGGATCGCTACAGCACCCGCGACCTCGCGGAGCACGTCAACCAGCGCGTGCTCGCGGCGGCCCTCGACGAAGCCGGCCTCCAGTACAAGGACGGCGAAGTCGAGAACACCTACCGGCTGCTCACGAGCGACGACGTCAGCAGCGGGACGCGCGTCCAGACGCGCAAGGAACTCGAGCGCGACGCCGTCCCGATCGAGGACGTCGAGAGCGATTTCATCTCTCACCAGACCGTTTACAACCACCTGACGGACTGTCTCGAGGCCTCGCTCGAGACCCCGAGCGACGAGGAGCGCCTCGAGCGGAGCCGGGACAAGCTCGGCGCGCTTCGGAACCGGACCTCGGCCGTCACCGAGGATACGATCGCCCAACTCGAGCGGGGCGACGTCCTCGACATCGGGGAGTTCAACGTGCTCGTCAACGTGACGGTGACCTGCGAGGAGTGCAAGACCCAGTACACGGTGCAGGACCTGTTCGATCAGGGCGGCTGCGACTGTCAGCAGACCGCGGACTGA
- a CDS encoding glycerate kinase type-2 family protein: MVDVRFQNRDALARTDADEVALECVRAGIEAAHPAARVEETIAVRDGTLAVTAVDGTTTEYALDEYEDVFLIGGGNAAGHFARALEDELADRLTDGAVVTDDSTETATVDVLAGDHPVPSERGVEHARRILEIAECAGEGDLVIATITGGGSALLAAPAEPLSLSDLQATTEELLACGATIDEINAVRKHCSAIKGGRLARAAAPATVATVALSDVVGDDVSVIASGPTVPDPSTYADALTVLERYDLDVPTAVREHLEAGARGERPETPTADDPAFERTSAHVLGSGRTALEAARDAAREEGYEPLVLAAGVRGEAREAALTHVAIAEECRDTGGPASPPAVLLSGGETTVTLCDTPGRGGPNQEFVLSGALELEADGIVVASVDTDGIDGATDAAGAIANATTVPDAAGRNALERNDALPVLDDADALLRTGPTGTNVNDLRAIVVEPAD; this comes from the coding sequence ATGGTCGATGTCCGGTTTCAGAACCGCGACGCACTCGCGCGGACCGACGCCGACGAGGTCGCCCTCGAGTGCGTGCGGGCGGGAATCGAGGCTGCTCATCCGGCTGCTCGAGTCGAGGAGACGATCGCCGTCCGCGACGGAACCCTCGCCGTGACGGCCGTCGACGGGACGACAACCGAGTACGCGCTCGACGAGTACGAGGACGTGTTTCTGATCGGCGGGGGCAACGCCGCAGGTCATTTCGCACGGGCTCTCGAGGACGAACTCGCGGATCGACTGACCGACGGCGCCGTGGTCACGGACGATTCGACCGAGACGGCTACCGTCGACGTGCTGGCCGGCGATCATCCGGTCCCGAGCGAACGCGGCGTCGAACACGCGCGACGCATACTCGAGATCGCCGAGTGCGCGGGCGAAGGCGATCTCGTGATCGCGACGATCACCGGCGGGGGAAGCGCGCTGCTCGCGGCGCCCGCCGAGCCGCTGTCGCTGTCCGATCTGCAGGCGACCACCGAGGAACTGCTCGCCTGCGGCGCGACGATCGACGAGATAAACGCCGTCCGAAAGCACTGCTCGGCGATCAAGGGCGGCCGGCTCGCCCGCGCCGCAGCGCCGGCGACGGTCGCGACGGTCGCGCTCAGCGACGTGGTCGGCGACGACGTAAGCGTGATCGCCAGCGGCCCGACGGTTCCGGACCCGTCGACGTACGCCGACGCCCTCACGGTGCTCGAGCGCTACGATCTCGACGTACCGACGGCGGTCCGAGAGCACCTCGAGGCCGGCGCACGCGGCGAGCGACCGGAGACGCCGACGGCCGACGATCCCGCGTTCGAGCGGACGAGCGCGCACGTGCTCGGGAGCGGGCGCACGGCGCTCGAGGCGGCCCGCGACGCTGCCAGAGAGGAAGGGTACGAGCCGCTCGTGCTCGCCGCAGGGGTGCGCGGCGAGGCGCGGGAGGCCGCGCTCACCCACGTCGCGATCGCCGAGGAGTGTCGCGACACCGGCGGGCCGGCATCGCCACCGGCCGTTCTGCTCTCGGGTGGCGAGACGACGGTCACGCTGTGCGATACCCCCGGCCGAGGCGGGCCGAATCAGGAGTTCGTACTGAGCGGCGCGCTCGAACTCGAGGCCGACGGCATCGTCGTCGCGAGCGTCGACACGGACGGGATCGACGGCGCGACCGACGCCGCCGGGGCGATCGCGAACGCGACGACGGTTCCGGACGCTGCGGGCCGCAACGCGCTCGAGCGCAACGACGCGCTGCCGGTACTCGACGACGCGGACGCCCTGCTTAGAACGGGGCCGACGGGAACGAACGTCAACGACCTCCGCGCGATCGTCGTCGAACCGGCCGACTGA